The genome window ACCACCTGTGTCGGTTTGGGGTACGGTTCCTATATATCTGAAGCTTAGAAGCTTTTCCTGGAAGTATGGCATCAACAACTTCAACTCCGTAGAGTCTCGTCTCGTATCTCAGTCTCAGTGAATCCGGATTTACCTAAACTCACAACCTACATACTTTCACATGGACAACCAGCGCCATGCTTGCTTAGCCTTCTCCGTCCCTCCTTCGCAATATATAGAAGTACAGAAATATTAATCTGTTTCCCATCGACTACGCGTTTCCGCCTCGCCTTAGGGGCCGACTTACCCTGCCCTGATTAACATGGGACAGGAAACCTTGGTCTTTCGGCGGGGGAGTTTTTCACTCCCCTTATCGTTACTCATGTCAGCATTCGCACTTCTGATACCTCCAGCAAACCTTACGATTCACCTTCAACGGCTTACAGAACGCTCCCCTACCACTTAATCCTAAGATTAAATCCGCAGCTTCGGTGCATAGTTTAGCCCCGTTACATCTTCCGCGCAGACCGACTCGACTAGTGAGCTATTACGCTTTCTTTAAAGGATGGCTGCTTCTAAGCCAACCTCCTAGCTGTCTATGCCTTTCCACATCGTTTCCCACTTAACTATGACTTTGGGACCTTAGCTGGCGGTCTGGGTTGTTTCCCTTTCCACAACGGACGTTAGCACCCGTAGTGTGTCTCCCGCATATCACTCATTGGTATTCGGAGTTTGCAAAGGGTTGGTAAGTCGGGATGACCCCCTAGCCTTAACAGTGCTCTACCCCCAATGGTGTTCGTGCGAGGCTCTACCTAAATAGATTTCGGGGAGAACCAGCTATCTCCCGGCTTGATTAGCCTTTCACTCCGACCCACAAGTCATCACCGCATTTTTCAACATACGTGTGTTCGGTCCTCCAGTTGATGTTACTCAACCTTCAACCTGCCCATGGGTAGATCGCCGGGTTTCGGGTCTATGCCCTGCAACTAAACGCGCAGTTAACACTCGCTTTCGCTACGGCTCCCCTATTCGGTTAACCTTGCTACAGAACATAAGTCGCTGACCCATTATACAAAAGGTACGCAGGCACCGGACTAAATCCGGCTTCCACTGCTTGTACGTATGCGGTTTCAGGTTCTATTTCACTCCCCTCACAGGGGTTCTTTTCGCCTTTCCCTCACGGTACTGGTTCACTATCGGTCAGTTAGGAGTATTTAGCCTTGGAGGATGGTCCCCCCATATTCAGTCAAGATTTCTCGTGTCCCGACCTACTCGATTTCACTATTAGGTTGTTTTTGTGTACGGGGCTATCACCCTGTATCGCTGTCCTTTCCAGAACATTCCACTAACGCCCAAATAGCTTAAGGGCTGATTCGCGTTCGCTCGCCGCTACTAACGAAATCTCGGTTGATTTCTTTTCCTCGGGGTACTTAGATGTTTCAGTTCTCCCGGTTCGCCTCATAATGCTATGTATTCACATTACGATACCCGCCTGATGACGGGTGGGTTTCCCCATTCGGACATCTGTGCCTATAACGCCTTTTATCGGCTTAACACAGCTTTTCGCAGATTAACACGTCCTTCATCGCCTCTAACTGCCAAGGCATCCACCACATACGCTTAGTCACTTAACCATACAACCCCAAAAAGTTTCCTTTAAGACTGTTCGGTGACTAAACCGAACTAAGTTGCAAGTCTGACATTTTCACGCATTCATAAGAATGTTGACATCTTCATGTCAAACCTAAACATTGCTGTTTAGGCCTTGAGTAAGAACAACTAACAACACGATAAGAGTTGCTAGTTATAATGTTGAGTTGTTGTATAAAACAACTCAGTGATAAACAATAAATTGTTTATCGTGGTGATTTGCTGACGTTTATGATTGGAGGTCATAAACACAAATCACCGGGTTTAATATCAGCTTTCCAAATTGTTAAAGAGTTAATCAACACACGCATTCGGTGAGGATTTTGGTAAAAAACCAAATTTAAATCATCAATCTGATGTCTTAAATTTGGTTTCTTTAATCGAAGAAGAGTAAATGGTGGAGCTAAGCAGGATCGAACTGCTGACCTCCTGCGTGCAAGGCAGGCGCTCTCCCAGCTGAGCTATAGCCCCATGATGTTACTCATGGTAATCAACGCTCTTAATCATATTAATTCAAATATAATTAATGCTTTTTCCAAGGCATTTTATGACGACGTTTAGTTCACCTAAACGAGTTATAAAATAACGCCGAAAAAACGTTAATTGGTAGGTCTGGGCAGACTTGAACTGCCGACCTCACCCTTATCAGGGGTGCGCTCTAACCAGCTGAGCTACAGACCTATCATGATGGGTCTGCAACTTAAGTAGTCACGACCTATACTTCTTCATCTTTCGTTATCATACAATTTGTGTGAACACTCGCAGAGCTTGCGCTCTCATTAAGTTGTCTACTTAAGGTAAGGAGGTGATCCAACCCCAGGTTCCCCTAGGGTTACCTTGTTACGACTTCACCCCAGTCATAAATCACAAAGTGGTAACCGTTCTCCCGAAGGTTAAACTAGCTACTTCTTTTGCAACCTACTCCCATGGTGTGACGGGCGGTGTGTACAAGGCCCGGGAACGTATTCACCGTGGCATTCTGATCCACGATTACTAGCGATTCCGACTTCACGGAGTCGAGTTGCAGACTCCGATCCGGACTACGACAGACTTTCTGGGATTCGCTCCACCTCGCGGTCTCGCTGCCCTCTGTATCTGCCATTGTAGCACGTGTGTAGCCCATCCCGTAAGGGCCATGATGACTTGACGTCGTCCCCACCTTCCTCCGGTTTATCACCGGCAGTCTCCTTAGAGTTCCCGACACTACTCGCTGGCAAATAAGGATAGGGGTTGCGCTCGTTGCGGGACTTAACCCAACATTTCACAACACGAGCTGACGACAGCCATGCAGCACCTGTCTCAGAGTTCCCGAAGGCACTAATCTATCTCTAGAAAATTCTCTGGATGTCAAGGGATGGTAAGGTTCTTCGCGTTGCATCGAATTAAACCACATGCTCCACCGCTTGTGCGGGCCCCCGTCAATTCATTTGAGTTTTAACCTTGCGGCCGTACTCCCCAGGCGGTCAACTTATCGCGTTAGCTGCGCTACCCACAGATCAAGTCTACAGACAGCTAGTTGACATCGTTTACGGCGTGGACTACCAGGGTATCTAATCCTGTTTGCTCCCCACGCTTTCGTGCCTCAGCGTCAGTATTTGTCCAGGTGGCCGCCTTCGCCACTGATGTTCCTTCCAATCTCTACGCATTTCACCGCTACACTGGAAATTCCACCACCCTCTACAATACTCTAGCTTGCCAGTTCAAAATGCAGTTCCAAGGTTGAGCCCTGGGCTTTCACATCTTGCTTAACAAACCGCCTACGCACGCTTTACGCCCAGTAATTCCGATTAACGCTCGCACCCTCCGTATTACCGCGGCTGCTGGCACGGAGTTAGCCGGTGCTTCTTCTGTTGCTAACGTCACAGCTAGCAGTTATTAACTACTAACCTTTCCTCACAACTGAAAGTGCTTTACAACCCGAAGGCCTTCTTCACACACGCGGCATGGCTGCATCAGGGTTCCCCCCATTGTGCAATATTCCCCACTGCTGCCTCCCGTAGGAGTCTGGGCCGTGTCTCAGTCCCAGTGTGGCTGATCATCCTCTCAAACCAGCTAGAGATCGTCGCCTTGGTAAGCCTTTACCTTACCAACTAGCTAATCTCACTTGGGCTAATCTATGAGCGAGAGGTCCGAAGATCCCCCCCTTTGGTCCGTAGACATTATGCGGTATTAGCAGTCGTTTCCAACTGTTGTCCCCCACTCAAAGGCATATTCCCAAGCATTACTCACCCGTCCGCCGCTCGACGCCGAAGTAGCAAGCTACTTCTCGTTTCCGCTCGACTTGCATGTGTTAAGCCTGCCGCCAGCGTTCAATCTGAGCCATGATCAAACTCTTCAATTAAAAAGTTGTTACATATCGACACGAAACAAGTTCGCGTCTACTCAATGAATTCTGAATATCTTGTTCTCACTTTTAAAAAAGTAAGTTCAAAACTGTTTCGTATCAATCGAAGCGAATGATACTAAAACGTACTAATTAATCTTCATCGCTAAATAAAGAAAAATTAATTTGTTTGTGTGTTCATCATCATTAAGTGATTTCGATACCGAAGTATCTATGTTGTAAATCAATCTTAATGTGAGTGCCCACACAAATTGCATGATAACTAATTGTTAAAGAATCGTTCTATTCGAACGAAGAGCTAATCGCATTCGTTAGTCTCTTTGCTCCAAACCGGCTAGCAGCCTTGCCTGAAGCAGATGCGCATTTTACGCACCTCAGTGTTGAAGTCAACAGTTAATTTCAATAATTTCGAATTTAATTGTTGTCGTTTGTAACTCGGTAATAACTACCTTCTTAACTACAAACTATCTACACTACTTGCCGTTGGTTGCTCTGCAGTAACGTTACCGTAACTTGGTGAGATTCCCTGTGGAAGTGGATGCGCATTTTAGGGATTTTTGCGCCGCCGTCAACACCTTTTTGCAATATTATTGAATTTAATTTCTGTACGCTCAATTAACGCACAACTATCAACGAAAAATTAAATTTTAGCTATGTTTTTTGGCTTTCGATCAAGCGTTTCATCTCGGCTCCCGTTTTTTCTACTTGTTTGCCCTTAATTTATTAGTTTTAGTGCTAATCTGCTGTAATTAACCTCTTTTTAACCATTCCCCATTGCAGTTTGTTAAAATCTAGTTAACATAGGTTTTGATTAGACAATTTTAGAACAACAATTAACAATAAAAATAATCAGGTATTAATCATGAAATCTCCACTTATCTTAACCTCAGCATTCGTTGCAACTGGCATTACTGTTATTGGCTACTTAATTTCTGAGTATGCTTCTTTAGGTGATCCTACATCTGTCGCAGTTGCTTTATTTATTGGCGCAATTCTTTGCCCAATGATCATCAAACTTATGTCTGGCACTGAGGGAGCTTCTGGTGAAGTGAAAACCCTTTATGTTGGCAATCTTCCTTATCGAGCTAATGAGTCTGCTGTTCGCAGTTTATTTTCTGAATATGGTTTAGTGCATTCAGTAAGACTTATGAAAGATAAGCAAACTGGTAAAAGAAGAGGCTTTGGCTTTGTTGAAATTGCCGCTGCCGATGCAGCTAGTGCTATTGACTCTTTAAATGATACTGAATTTCAGCAACGTACATTAAAGGTTCGTGAAGCAAAAGAAAGACCAGAGCCGAATCAAGATTAAATAAATTTTAGTACAGTTTATTATATAAAAAGGGGCTATTGAATTAACAATGGCCCCTTTTTTGATCTTCAGTTTTCTACTAGAGCATAGCTGAAGGCGAAATTAACTTTCCCGTGCAATAGCACGATAAGCAATGTCAGTTCTAAATTGAACATCTTGCCAGCTAATTTGATTTAGTAATTCATACGCTGCTTGTTGTGCGTCAGTTACTGTTTTTCCTAAAGCAGTGGCACATAGTACTCGTCCACCTGATGTCACAATATTACCGTCTTTTTCAGCTGTTCCTGCATGGAAGGTTTTCCGATCGGTTAATGTATTTAGTTCTAAGCCAGAAATAACATCACCTTTACCATATGAGCCAGGGTAACCACCTGCGGCCAATACAACACCAACAGCTGCACGAGGATCAAAATCAATTGTCGCTTTATCTAGTTCACCGTCACAAGCCTGCAAACATAACTCTACTAAATCTGATTGTAAACGCATCATAATAGGTTGTGTTTCAGGATCACCAAAGCGGCAGTTATATTCGATCACATTTGGAGTACCATCTGCAGCAATCATTAATCCTGCGTATAGAAATCCTGTATAAGGTGCACCTTCATTAGCCATACCTTCAACGGTAGGATTAATTACTTCATTCATGATCCTTTGATGAATATCAGCAGTTACTACTGGCGCGGGAGAATAAGCTCCCATACCACCGGTATTTGGGCCCTCATCATTATTGTAAGCACGCTTATGATCTTGACTGGTTGCCATTGCCAAAACGTTTTTACCATCAACCATAACGATGAAACTTGCTTCTTCACCTTCTAAAAATTCTTCAATCACAACACGGTGACCTGCATCACCAAAAGCATTACCGGCCAACATGTCCTTAATTGCATCTTCAGCCTCAACTAAGGTCATAGCAACAATAACGCCTTTACCAGCGGCAAGGCCATCAGCTTTAACAACAATAGGTGCGCCTTGTTGGCGTACGTAAGCAATTGCAGGTTCAATTTCAGTGAAGTTTTCATAGCTTCCAGATGGAATATTATTACGAGCTAAGAAATCTTTGGTGAAAGATTTAGAACCTTCAAGTTGTGCAGCTTTAGCGCTTGGGCCAAAAATAGTTAAACCTTCGGCTTGAAATGCATCAACAACACCATCAACTAAAGGTTGCTCTGGGCCTACAATTGTTAAAGTTACATTGTGCTCTTTGGCAAAAGTAATTAAGCCTTGAGTATCATCACTAGAAACCGCTATGTTTTCCAATTTAGATTCGGTAGCAGTGCCCGCATTACCAGGTGCTACAAATACTTTACTTACAGAGCTAGATTGTGCGGCTTTCCATGCAAGAGCATGTTCACGTCCACCGCTGCCAATTACTAAAACGTTCATTCATTTTTCCTAACTGAAATATAAAGCGGCTATTTTGCCGGCTTTACAAATTTTAATGTCATGCGATCACTTTCGCCAATGGCCAAGTATTTCGCTTTATCTTGTTCACCCAATCGTAATACAGGCGGTAATGTCCACACACCTTTAGCGTGATCAGCCGTATCTTTAGGGTTTGCGTTTATTTCACTGCTTGCTGCCAATTCAAAACCTGCAGCCGTTGCCAAATCAATGGTTAATTGTTGTGGGAAGTAACCACTTTTGCCATTTTTCTCTAAGCTTTGTGAGGTTGGCATCCTGTGTTCTACAACACCTAAAACACCACCTGGTTTTAACGCTTTGAAACTATCGGCAAAAATTTGCTTTACACCGTCAACTTTCCAATTATGCAAATTACGAAATGTAAGTACCATATCGGCACTTCCGGCAGGAGCAATATCACTCGCTACGCGTGGAGTAAAGTTGGTTAACTCGACCTCACTAAATACTTCATTTGTTGCTAACTTCGCTTCCAATTTACGACGAGACTTACTGTAATAGTTATCTTCACCAGTATCTGGGTAATGGGCACCATAAAGCTTACCAGTACCTTTTAAAGCCGGTGCTAAAATCTCGGTATACCAACCACCACCTGGTGCAATTTCAACAACTGTCATGGTAGATTTAAAACCAAAAAAGATTAGTGTTTCTTCGGGGTGACGATACATATCACGAGCTTTATTTTTATCACTGCGATGTTCGCCAGCGATTGCTTGCTCTAATTGAGTAGGTGCATGTGCATTAGCCGCTGTTGCAGCGAAAAGTGAAGTAGCTAGAATTGCTGTAGTGATTAAAGATTTCATATTTTTCATTATTATATCCCTTAAGATTATTTTACTAGCTATGTTATAGCAGAAATAATCATATTAAGGGATAGTAAAAATATTTGGTAACAAAACAAGAGCAAATAAATTTGCTCTTGTTTTAAGTTATTAATGGCGGAAGTGACGCATGCCAGTAAATACCATCGCAATGTTATGCTCATCGGCAGCAGCGATAACTTCAGCATCACGCATTGAACCACCAGGTTGAATTACTGCTGTAATACCTGCTTCGCCTGCCGCATCTAGACCATCACGGAATGGGAAGAAGGCATCAGATGCCATAACTGAACCTGGAACTTCTAAGTTTTCATCAGACGCTTTAATACCAGCAATTTTCGCTGAATATACACGGCTCATTTGACCTGCGCCTACACCAATAGTCATGTCATTTTTAACATAAACAATGGCATTAGATTTAACGTATTTGGCTACTTTCCAACAGAATAATAAATCACTCATTTCTTGTTCAGTAGGTTGGCGTTTAGTAACAACTTTAAGATCGTCTAAACCAACCATACCATTGTCACGGTCTTGAACCAATAAACCACCGTTTACACGTTTTTGTTCTAAACCAGTAGTTTTAGTTGACCATTGACCACACTCTAATAAACGAACGTTAGGCTTAGCAGCAACAACTTCAACTGCGGCAGCAGAAATACTTGGCGCAATGATAACTTCGACAAACTGGCGAGAAACAATTGCTTGTGCCGTATCTGCATCTAATTCTTGGTTAAATGCAATGATGCCGCCAAATGCTGATGTTGGGTCTGTTTTATAAGCTTTTTCATATGCTTCTAAAATGTTATCGCCTAAGGCAACACCGCAAGGGTTAGCATGTTTAACAATTACACAGGCAGGCTGGTCAAATTCTTTCACACATTCTAATGCTGAATCAGTATCGGCAATATTGTTGTATGATAACGCTTTACCTTGAATTTGGTTTGCTGTAGAAACTGAAGCTTCTTCTGGCTGTGCTTCAACATAAAACGCAGCATCTTGATGAGAATTTTCACCGTAACGTAAGTCTTGCTTTTTAATGTACTGGCTATTGAAAGTACGTGGGAACTTGCTAACGCTTTGCTCTTCATCGTTGTAAGCAGGAAGCATTTTACCGAAGTAATTTGCGATCATGCCATCGTAGCTAGCTGTATGCTCATATGCAGCAATTGCTAAGTCAAAGCGAGTTTTGTAAGTTAATGAACCATTGTTATCAGCCATTTCAGCTAATACTCGGTCATAATCTGACGCGTTAACGACAATGGTTACATCTTTATGGTTTTTTGCCGCAGCACGAACCATAGTTGGCCCGCCAATATCGATGTTTTCAATAGCATCTTCTAATGAACAATCTTCATTAGCAACAGTATTTGCAAATGGGTAAAGATTCACTACGACAATATCAATTGCTTGGATATTGTTTTCAGCCATTACTGCTTCGTCCATATCACGACGAGCTAGAATTCCGCCGTGAACTTTAGGGTGAAGAGTTTTTACACGTCCGTCCATAATTTCAGGATGGCCTGTGTAATCTGAAACTTCGGTAACAGGGATGTTGTTTTCTGCTAATAATTTAGCTGTACCACCGGTAGATAAAAGATCTACACCTTGTGCCGATAATGCTTGAGCGAACTCAACAATGCCGGTTTTGTCAGAAACACTTAGTAGAGCGCGTCTAATAGGGCGTGGAGTATCCATAGTTTTTCTTTACCTTGTATGCTTAATTTTAATTTAAAGTTATATTTTATGGTGAAATTATAAGCCCATAAAACAAGAAAGCACCCGAAGGTGCTTTAAAGCAGGCAAGCCTGCAAGTTTTTAGTTCATGCCGTATTTTTTAAGCTTCTTACGTAATGTACCACGATTGATACCTAGCAAGTTAGCAGCGCGGGTTTGGTTGCCGCGAGTATATTGCATTACCTCTTCAAGCATTGGTGCTTCAATTTCAGATAGTACAAGGTCATACATATCATCAACATCGTTGCCGTTTAGTTGTGATAAGTAGTTTTTAATTGCTACTTTAGCTTGGGTACGTAAAGGTGATGCCTTGGTCTGAGTTTGCAGGTCACCGATAACAAATGGAGAAGTAATATTTTGTTCAAACATAAAGTTCAGACTCTTTCTAAGTTAATTTATCAAAAAATATATTTAACGATTCAAGCTGCTCTACAGGCTGCTCAAGACCATTAAATATGGAACGAAATTGTTTTCCTTGGTCAAGCGTTTGCATGTACCAAGATACGTGTTTACGAGCAATCCTTACGCCCATAAATTCACCATAAAATTTGTGCAGTTCTTGCACATGAGCCATTAAAATAGCTCTGATCTCTGTCACGGCTGGTGGAGCTAAGTGCTCACCAGTACTTAAAAAGTGATTAATCTCTCTAAATATCCATGGTCGACCCTGTGCTGCTCGGCCAATCATTATTGCATCAGCATTGGTATACTCTAATACCTGCTTAGCTTTTTCTGGGCTATTTACATCTCCGTTAGCAATAACAGGAATGTTCACAGCACTTTTAATTGCCTTTATCGTGTCGTACTCGGCATTGCCCTTATAAAAGTCACAACGAGTACGGCCATGTACAGCTAACGCCTGAATTCCATTTGCTTCGGCGATTCTTGCTATTTCGATACCGTTTCGAGTATTTTCACACCAACCGGTTCGAATTTTCAGTGTTACTGGTATCTCTACCGCACCGACTACAGATTTTACTATTTGCTCAACCTGCTCCGGAGCCTTTAATAACGCTGATCCTGCGAGCTTTTTATTTACTTTTTTTGCAGGGCAGCCCATATTAATATCAATAATTTGAGCGCCATGTTCCGCATTTACTTTAGCAGCAAAAGCCATTTCTTCTGGATCAGATCCTGCGATCTGTACCGAGCGAATGCCAGCTTCATCACTGTGTTCAAGTCTTAACTTCGATTTATCTGTATTCCAAACCTTAGGATTAGAAGACATCATCTCAGATACAGCCATACCCGCCCCTAGTCGACAACATAGTCGTCTAAAAGGTTGGTCTGTAATTCCTGCCATTGGGGCAAGGATCACATTGTTGTTTAACTGATAAGAACCTATATTCACGTGATGCTTTTTTGAGCTACTGCTTAAAAGGGCGCTAAGTTTACGTGTTTTTTGTGATAAAGAAAAGCATATAAATTGAACAATTTTGTTTTTTTTCGTAGTTTTTTATATTGACTTTGTTTGAATCACTTAACAGACAAAAAAAAGGCGCAAAATAAGAATTATTTAGCACCTTTTTTTATATAAATTTTATCGATGTTAATTACTTGTTACGAACACCAGATAAGCGCACCCATTCTTCTTGCACAGTGATAGGGTCCATAGTGCACCATTGACCATAAATTCCTTGTAGCTCACTGCCCTGCTCCTCAAGTATTCCTGATAATGCAACTAAACCATTTTGAGCAACATAATTCATAATGACAGGGGCTAATTCGCGAAGGGGTCCTGCCAAGATATTGGCTACTACAACATCAGCTTGTAATGTAGGTTGATCTTTAGGTAAAAACAATTCTAAGCGATCTTCTACACCATTACGCTGTGCATTAGCTAAACTTGCTTGTAGTGCTTGTGGATCGATATCGATGCCGATAACTTTTTTTGCACCAAGCTTTAATGCCGCTAATGATAAAATACCTGAGCCACAACCAAAATCGACCACTACTTTGTCGGTCAAATCTAAAGAATCTAACCAAGTTAAGCACAACGCCGTTGTTGGGTGGGTACCAGTTCCAAATGCTAGGCCAGGATCAAGCATTACATTTACCGCATCGGCGTCAGGCACATCACGCCAGCTTGGGCAAACCCATAAGCGTTCGCCAAACTTCATCGGATGGAAATTATCCATCCATTCACGTTCCCAATCTTTGTCTTCTAATTGTTCAAGCTTGTACTTCATACCATCTTTATCTGGATGAATACTTTTTAAATAGGCGATGGCTTTATCCATATCATGGCTGGCATCAAATAACCCCATTACAACAGTATTGTTCCAGTAAACTACTTCATCACCAGGTAAAGGTTCGTAAATTGGTGTGTCTTGTGCATCTATAAATGTTACTGCTTGTGAACCACAAGCCATTAACCAATCACTGTACTTTTCAGCGGTTTCTTCATTTGCAGCTAAGCGCAATTGTATCCAAGGCATTTTCGGTCTCTAAAAAAGTCAATTACCTGTAGTTTACCACTTCTTCAGATTGTGAGTTAGAGATAAATAGATAGAAGCTGACATATTCGCGGGCTGTCTTAATGAATAATTATCGACTTACCTCTACCGTTAATTTCAGACGAAGCTTCTAATACACCATTATTTCTAGATATAAGCTGCACATCGCCAAATTTACTTTGCTTAAATCTGTAGCCTAACTTTTTTAATTCACTTAATGCACTATCACTAACGCCTGAATAATGACGTATTTCATTTTTAGGCCAAAGTTGATGATGAAACCTTGGCGCATTGACCGCTTGCTCCGCGCTCATGCCGAACTCAACCACATTTAAAATAGATTGGTAAACAGAACTAATGATAGTGGTACCACCAGGTGAACCAGTAACAAGTTGTACTTTTTTATCTTTTAATAGGATGGTTGGTGTCATAGATGAAACCATACGTTTATTTGGTTGTATTTCATTGGCTTGCCCACCAATAGCACCATAAATATTTGCGACGCCAGGCTTAATGCTAAAGTCATCCATTTCATCATTTAATATAAAACCTGCACCTTCAACTACAACACCACTACCAAAGGTATAATTAATTGTCGTAGTATTGGAGACAGCATTCCCCCATTTATCTACAATAGAAAAATGGGTGGTATCTTCACTTTCCTTTAAACCCGGCTCTATATTTTCAGACACTGAAATGACATTAAACATAATATCTTTAGCCCGGTAGGCTAAATAATCATCTGCAACTAATTTTTCTTGCTCTACATTGATAAAATCTGGATCGCCAATATACTCAGCCCGATCAGCAAATACACGTTTACCAATTTCTGCCAACAAATGCATGTACGATGCTGAATTGTGTTTTAGCTCTTTTGATTGAGGTTTCAGCAAGTCATACATTTTTAACCATTGTAGTATAGCTATCCCTCCTGAGCTTGGCGGCGGTGCAGTTAAAACTTGATAACCACGCCAAGGTTGCTGAACCGGAGCGCGCCAAGTAGCTTTGTACTCAGCCAAATCTTGCATACCAATGATGCCTCCATGCTCAACCATGAAGTCACTGATAATTTTTGCCGTTTCACCTTTATAGAAACCATCTCGCCCTTGTGCAGAAATACGCTTTAAAGTTTCAGCCAATTCTGGTTGCTTAAATACTTTTCCCGTTGTTGCTGTAGCAAAATACTTGGCAAAATTTACGTTCACTTCTTCTTTATTAAAGCTATCAATTCGCCAGGTAATATTCTCTGCCATTTTGGGGTGAACAACAAAGCCTTGTTCTGCAAGTGATATCGCAGGAGCTAATAAATCTTGCCAAGTTTTAGAGCCATATTTTTGATGAGCTTGCCACATACCATCAACCGTACCAGGAACTCCAGAAGATAAAATACCGTAAACAGATAAATTTGGAATAACTGCATTGCTTTTGTCTAAGTACATATCTTTATGAGCTGCCAGTGGCGCGACCTCTCTATAATCTAAAAAATCAGCTTT of Thalassotalea fonticola contains these proteins:
- the ggt gene encoding gamma-glutamyltransferase produces the protein MKKITILFITLIHLCIVVNARAQSAVAMPDSYSADVAANVLQKGGNAVDAAIAAQFVLAVTLPEAGNVGGGGFMTIYKDGKADFLDYREVAPLAAHKDMYLDKSNAVIPNLSVYGILSSGVPGTVDGMWQAHQKYGSKTWQDLLAPAISLAEQGFVVHPKMAENITWRIDSFNKEEVNVNFAKYFATATTGKVFKQPELAETLKRISAQGRDGFYKGETAKIISDFMVEHGGIIGMQDLAEYKATWRAPVQQPWRGYQVLTAPPPSSGGIAILQWLKMYDLLKPQSKELKHNSASYMHLLAEIGKRVFADRAEYIGDPDFINVEQEKLVADDYLAYRAKDIMFNVISVSENIEPGLKESEDTTHFSIVDKWGNAVSNTTTINYTFGSGVVVEGAGFILNDEMDDFSIKPGVANIYGAIGGQANEIQPNKRMVSSMTPTILLKDKKVQLVTGSPGGTTIISSVYQSILNVVEFGMSAEQAVNAPRFHHQLWPKNEIRHYSGVSDSALSELKKLGYRFKQSKFGDVQLISRNNGVLEASSEINGRGKSIIIH